The DNA segment GTTCATCCTCATCTGGACCTTCTGGAGCTTCAGTATTTTGTGAGTTTTGAGCTTCAGAACTGATAGGAGATTGTCGCCTAATAGAGACCGTAGGTTGTCGAGGTCGAACATTGGCTGAGATTTGAGACCCTCGAGGTTGTGGTGGTGGAGCTGGTTGAGAAAGAGGCGTTGAAGCAGCTCGAGGTTGGGTCCTCGGCGTAGACTCCTCGAACAGCTGTCTCGGAGGTGGGTAGTCACTCACCGTTGGTCCAGCTCTGCGGTTGCCACGAGGTGGAGGCTCTGTTGTCCTTGGAGTGAACTCATACTGCGGCGGTAGAGGAGATGGTTTAGACCGTTTTGAGGGTTTCCGAACCTTCTTCGTTGATGTTCCGGCCATCGTCTTCAGTTTCGAGAGAGAGCGATTAGGGATTAGGACAGAGAGTTTCGATTAGGGTTCTAAGTGTGTGGGGATTTTCGAGAGAGAGCTGTGTCGCTAGAGTAGAGAAAGAGTGATTTTATTAACTTTGGTCATTGGGTTTGTAGAGTTAATTGGGCTTAAGCGGGGAATGAAATTTATGGGAGGGAAATTATTGGGACTAAAGGGGGGAATTATTTAGTTGATAGGAGGGACATTAAATTAGCAAATTTTGTGGACTTTACGGGTTAGGGATGGGTTACGAAGGTTTAGTGTGTTGGGGGTTAGGGATTTTcttataatgaaacaaaatgaaatcataatgtacttttataatatagtttaaaacacagtttacaaaaatatatttcaatacaatttaaaacaaaatttacaaaataaaaggtTAAGACCCGCCCCTTGGGCgggatgaatattatatataaattattttgaattattatataatttttacatattatgaaataataaatatatattgaataataaaaaatttagtaactattacgtatgTAATTAAATAggtacaaatacttaaataaattttattaatcgagacaaatactttttctattttatatgttataaaattaagtttacatgatattaacatagatataaactacatttttaatattgacatctgctaaaaaatattttatactcatagTATTTTGATCGTTTGTATTTCgctataacaaatttttttaaataaatgataacaataaaaaaattatgggatgtttaatagttttagtaatttataattttaaaaatattcaatgcaaagtttaaaatctaaatattaagttgtcaataattgttcaaaatgtttatcaaaaaaatttaaagaaaattcgaaattaaaatacttatgtattttatattttatatggtatataatttatttttaagaatattaatatacatatatataatatttattaaatgagacttcctaCTTCTGTAATTtcataatcatttgtatcttgttataacataaagtttagaccatggatcacaaaagtttcaatgtgagatttttaacaactttagtcatttatattcgtttttaaaaattcaaaatatagcatatacgaaaaaatctaaatttttattatatagttaacatgattgtttaatttattttaattagttaaattttttaaaatgatagagaatatagtattttttatcaaatcttttattattcaaaatcattaattgtcatctATACTTTAGCCACAGTAGGTAATTCCgtggtttttatttaaggaaacaatgaagaacatttataattagtttatggttagtttaataaaaagtttattatacatttatatggatcaacatatttttctaaggattctaagaatgattgtggtgatgacatgtggctacaaaaatatgttgtgatgcttctcttttaatatataggggatattacAACACACTAAAACAAAGCTCACAAATTATATTACAATACACATTAAAACAAAGTTTACACAATTATATCACAGTACACACTaaacaaaagtttaaaacaaagtttacaaaattatattacaaacacacattaaaacaaagtttataaaatcatactACATTTTAATAGGGTTCTTCTCCATCTCCATCATCAGAAGAAGACGATGATACATTACATTGGAATTCATCCTCTGGTTCAACATCTTCCACATCAATATCAAGATTTATAGGTTGTACCCGAGCATG comes from the Brassica napus cultivar Da-Ae chromosome A7, Da-Ae, whole genome shotgun sequence genome and includes:
- the LOC125576095 gene encoding proline-rich receptor-like protein kinase PERK10, which codes for MAGTSTKKVRKPSKRSKPSPLPPQYEFTPRTTEPPPRGNRRAGPTVSDYPPPRQLFEESTPRTQPRAASTPLSQPAPPPQPRGSQISANVRPRQPTVSIRRQSPISSEAQNSQNTEAPEGPDEDEPVPNSPFPVEPNLSEDQTRLPNALLSQPGRERYTMSLSPTFEPGTMWLVTYLSEYFKLMRLCL